DNA sequence from the Pseudomonas fluorescens Q2-87 genome:
CGCAGAGCTGGCCTTGGTGAAATTGCGCGTCCTCGAATCCGGCGGGCTGGTAATCGAGGAATGCTTTACGGCCAATGGCGTGGACTTACAGTTGGCGGTAGGCGAAGCGCAAATCGAAACACTGCAAACGCAACTGGCCGACCTGAGCCGCGGAAGAATCTTGTTGGCGCGTTGAGATCCAGGCCTGCGACTTTTCAGGGCGCCCCGCCACCGTCAACTTGCCCACATCCACTGTGCACCCGGCTGTGGATAACCTGAGCACATCCCCTTGTAACCCTTCTGTCATGCGGGTTTGAGGGGGTTGTTCATTTTTCATCCAAACGCCTGCCGCACCCACAAATCCATCCAGAAAACAGACGCTTGCGGCGGTTTATCACCTTTAGAAGAAAGCTTCGCAGTGCTTATGCCGGAGTTTGCGGCTTGCGCACAATAACTGTGGAGCAACCTGTGGATAACCCGTTCATGGCTCCCGCCGCCCCAAGAAGGACATGGCCCGTAGCCGCTTGTTCATTTTTTAACCATCCCCTAGCGGACAAAGCCAGTGCATGGCCAGTCCCACGCGCCCCAATACAGTGCCAAGCGACATTGATGACAGGCGCCCCGACGCCTCAGCAAGGGCGCAAATTCCGGGGTCAGCTAAAAATCCTGACCTGATGGCCAGGAAATTGCTTTGTCCACAGGTATTCATCTCCATCGACCCGAGCCTGTCATGCCCAACCCCGATTCTGTCCCGCGCCTGCAATTGCGCAGTATCAGCAAACGCTACCCCGGCTGCCTGGCCAACGATGCCATTGACTTGAGTATCGAGCCCGGCGAGATCCATGCGCTGCTCGGGGAAAACGGTGCGGGCAAAAGCACGTTGATGAAGATTATCTACGGCGTCACTCCAGCCGATTCGGGCGAGGTGATCTGGCAAGGCCGGCGAGTCAGCCTGCGTAACCCGGCCCAAGCCCGCAGTCTGGGAATCGGCATGGTCTTCCAGCATTTTTCGCTGTTCGAAACCCTCACCGTTGCGCAGAACATCGCCTTGGCGATGGGCGCGCAGGCCGGCACTCCAGCGCAACTGGAGCCCAGGATCCGCGAAGTCTCGCAGCGCTACGGCATGGCGCTGGAGCCGCAGCGGCTGGTTCACGACCTGTCGATTGGCGAGCGGCAACGGGTGGAAATCATTCGCTGCCTGATGCAGGACATCCGGCTACTGATCCTCGATGAACCGACGTCAGTGCTCACGCCAAAGGAGGCCGAGGAGCTGTTCGTAACCCTGCGTCGCCTGGCAAGCGAAGGCTGCAGCATTTTGTTCATCAGCCACAAGCTGGGCGAAGTCCGGGCTTTGTGCCACAGCGCCACGGTACTGCGCGGCGGACGGGTGTCGGGGCATTGCACGCCGGCGCAGTGTACGGACCGAGAACTGGCGCAACTGATGGTCGGCGAGGCGGCTGGGCTCATCACGGATTATCCGAAGGTCAATGCAGACAAAGCGTTTCTGCAGATCCGCGGGTTGTCGTGGCACAACCCTGACCCGTTCGGTTGCTCGCTGCACAACATTGACCTTGAAGTGTGCAGCGGCGAAATCGTCGGCATCGCCGGCGTGGCGGGCAATGGCCAGGACGAATGGCTGGCACTGCTCAGCGGGGAAACGCCGTTGCCCCACGCCGACAGCGAGCGCATCCGTTTCAGCGGGCAACCGGTGGCTCATCTGCGTCCCGACGCCCGTCGCCGGCTCGGCCTGGCGTTTGTCCCCGCTGAACGTTTGGGCCATGGCGCCGTGCCGCAACTGAGCCTGGCGGATAACGCATTGCTCAGCGCTTTCCAGCAGGGCCTGGTCAGCCATGGGCTGATTCGCCGAAGCAAAGTCGAACGCCTCGCCGAGGAGATCATCCACCGCTTTGGCGTAAAGACACCCAACACCAAGACCCCGGCACGCAGCCTTTCGGGCGGCAACCTGCAAAAATTCATCCTCGGCAGGGAGATCCTTCAGCAACCGAAGCTGCTGGTCGCTGCCCATCCGACCTGGGGCGTGGACGTTGGCGCGGCAGCGACTATCCATCGCGCCCTGATCGCCCTGCGCGATGCCGGCGCGGCGATCCTGGTGATCTCCGAAGACCTCGACGAACTGTTCCAGATCAGCGACCGCCTCGCAGCCTTGTGCGGCGGACGTTTGTCGGCCTTGAGACCTACGGTCCAGACCCAACTCAGCGATGTCGGCGGCTGGATGGCTGGCCAGTTCGACACGCTCCAATCCCCTGTTCCCGCACCGGTTTAACGGAGTTCTTCAATGCTGCTTTCTCTCGAACCCCGCGGCCAGCAATCGCGCCTGATGCTTTGGTGTTCGCCGCTGCTTGCCGCCGTATTGACCCTGGGCAGCGGTTCGCTGCTGTTCATCGCCTTGGGCCATGATCCGTTGGAAACCTTGTTCACCTTGTTGATTGCGCCGATCAGCGACCTGTACGGGGTGTCCGAATGGCTGGTCAAGACCTTGCCAATCCTGCTCTGCGCCCTAGGCCTGGCAGTGGCCTATCAGGCGCGAATCTGGAACATCGGCGCCGAAGGCCAACTGCTCTTGGGCGCCCTGGCCGGCAGTGCCTTGGCGGTGAATATCATCGGCATGCAAAGCCGCTGGGCACTGGTGCTGATCCTGCTGACCGGAACCCTGGCCGGTGCGGCCTGGGCCGGGCTCACGGCATGGCTGCGCACACGCTTCAACGCCAACGAAATCCTTACCAGCATCATGCTCAATTACATCGCGCTGAACCTGCTGTTGTTCTGCGTGCACGGGCCGTTGAAGGACCCTGCGGGTTTCAATTTTCCCGAATCGGCGATGTTCGGCGAGGCCAGTCGCCTACCGTTACTGCTGGAGGATGGGCGGGTCCATGCCGGGTTGTATTTCGCCCTGCTGGCGCTGGTGGCGGTGTGGGTCTTGCTGCAGAAAAGTTTTGTCGGGTTTCAAATCAAGGTGCTGGGGCTCGACGCCCGTGCTGCCGGTTTCGCCGGGTTTCGCCAGAAGCCGCTGGTGTGGCTGGCATTGTTGATCAGCGGGGCGTTGGCCGGGTTGGCCGGGGTCTGCGAAGTGACGGGGCCGATCGGCCAACTGGTCCCACAGGTGTCGCCGGGCTATGGCTATGCGGCGATTACCGTGGCGTTCCTGGGCCGTCTCAATCCCATCGGCATTCTGTTTTCCAGCCTGTTGATGGCGTTGCTGTACATCGGCGGCGAGAGCGCACAAATGTCCCTGAACCTGCCCCAGGCGGTCACCCAATTGTTCCAAGGGATGATGCTGTTTTTCCTGCTGGCCTGTGACGTATTGATCCTGTACCGGCCGCGCCTGGACCTGCGCTGGACCCGACGCCCCCAGACCACCACCGTACAGGCAGGAGCGCTGTGATGGATATCGACCTGTTGAGCAATATTCTCTACGCCACCGTCCGCTGCGGGACCCCGTTGCTACTGGTGGCCCTGGGTGAGCTGGTCTGCGAAAAAAGCGGCGTCCTGAACCTCGGCCAGGAAGGCATGATGCTGTTCGGCGCGGTGATCGGTTTTATCGTCGCGTTCAATAGCGGCAACTTGTGGCTCGGCGTGCTGCTGGCGATGGCCGCCGGCATGCTGTTATCGGCGCTGTTTGCGTGGGTGGCACTGGTGTTCAACGCCAATCAGGTGGCCACCGGACTGGCGCTGACGATTTTCGGCGTGGGCCTGTCGAGCTTTGTCGGCGCGGCCTGGGTCGGCAAACCACTGGTGGGATTCGAACCACTGACGATTCCTTATCTGAGCGACATTCCGCTGATCGGGCGGATGCTGTTTGCCCAGGATCTGCTGGTTTACCTGTCCTTCGCCCTGTTTGCCCTGGTGGCGTGGGTGATCGTGAAAAGCCGCGTCGGCTTGATCATCCAGGCCGTTGGCGAAAATCCCGACGCCGCCAGTGCCATGGGCCTGCCGGTGTTGCGCGTGCGGACCCTGGCCGTGCTGTTCGGCGGCGCCATGGCCGGGTTGGCCGGCGCCTACCTGTCGCTGGCCTACACGCCGATGTGGGCCGAGAACATGAGCGCCGGGCGCGGCTGGATCGCCCTGGCGCTGGTGGTGTTTGCCAGCTGGCGGGTGTGGCGGTTGTTGCTGGGCGCCTACCTGTTCGGCCTCGCCAGCATCCTGCATCTGGTGGCCCAGGGGTTGGGGCTGGCGATTCCATCGAGCTTGCTGGCGATGCTGCCCTATGTAGCGACCATCGTGGTGCTGGTGCTGCTGTCCCGGGATGCGCTGCGCACCCGACTGTATGCACCGGTGTCGCTGGGCCAGCCTTGGCGAGCGGGGCACTGACAAAGCCTGTGCCGAGGGTGCTGGCTCCCGCTCGACTGCGTAGCAGTCGCCTGCTATGCGGGGCGCTGCGCACCCCAGCGGGAGCAAGCGCCCTCACCACGGACAGGCAGTGCCTGCAGGACGCCCCACACCAACTCGAAAAACAGGAACCCCCACAACAGCGCACTTGCTCCGTGAAGCAGGGCGTAAAGCAGCCAGGCCGCAAACAAAAACCGCCCAGCCGCGTCATAACGCCCATACACCGGCTGCGGATCGCGAATCCTCAGGACCGCCCAGACACAGACAATCGAGCCCAGCAGATTCGCCATCAACAGGTGCATGGAGGCAAATTCCGGCAACTCACCGGGCAGGCCGAAGCGTTGGGTGAAGCTCACCAGCAAGCCATGCACCACCGCAAAGCTCCACGGCGTGGCAAATGCCGCCGTCACGAGCAGGTCGTACCAGGCGCTGCCGCGCACCAGCCGGCGGTATTGGGTAGAAGTCCACATCAGTATTGCTCCAGATAATCGGGGAGCAAAAAGCCTAAAGCCTGGGGTATGCTCCAAGGTCAAGCCCTACGGAGAGAACCATGCGCATCGGCGAATTAGCCCAGGCCTGCGCCGTCAGTCGAGACACGCTGCGCTTCTACGAGCAACGCGGCCTGATCGCGGCGGGACGCAGCGCCAATGGTTACCGCGATTACCCCGCCGACATGGTGCAACTTGTGCTCTATATCAAGACGGCCCAGCGCCTGGGCTTTACGCTTGGTGAGATCAGCGCCAGCGTCGCCGCCCTGTGGCAAGCCCCTGATCCGGACTGCGCCGTGACGCAACTGCTGCAAGACAAACTGAACCTGATCGAAACCCGCATGACCGAACTCGACGCGTTGCGCCACGAGCTGAAACAACGGCTGGGGCAACGTTGTCCATTAAATCCGTGACCTTTCCATTCAAGGATGCCTTCATGAATTCGGCAAAAAACGCATTGATCATCGGCGCCTCCCGGGGCTTGGGCCTTGGTCTGGTGAAAACGCTGCTCAGCGATGGCTGGAACGTGACCGCCACCGTGCGCAACCCGCAGAACGCAGAGGCGTTGAAGGCACTGGGCCCGGTGCGAATCGAAAAGCTCGACATGGACGACCAGCAAGCCGTCATCGCCCTGAGCCAACAGCTCAAGGGCGAAACCTTCGACCTGCTGTTCGTCAACGCGGGCGTCAAAGGCCCTGACAACCAAGGCCCGGGCGGCGCGACACTGGCTGAAGTCGGCCAGTTGTTCTTCACCAACGCAGTGGCCCCCATCAACCTGGCCCAGCGCTTCGTCGGACAGATCCGCAACGGCAGCGGCGTATTGGCGTTCATGAGTTCGGTACTGGGCAGCGTGACCATGCCCGACGCACCGGAGCTCGCCCTCTACAAGGCAAGCAAGGCGGCGCTCAACTCCATGACCAACAGCTTTGTCAGCCAACTGGGCAAGCAAGCCTTGACCGTGCTGTCGCTGCACCCGGGCTGGGTCAAGACGGACATGGGCGGCGAAGGCGCGGACATCGATGTCGACACCAGCACCCGTGGCTTGATCGATCAGGTCAACGCCTTCGCCAGCAAGGGCGGGCACCACTTCGTCAACTACAAGGGCGAAACGATTCCCTGGTAAAACGCCATAGCTCCTGTGGGAGCGGGCTTGCTCGCGAAGGCGGACTATCAGTCGACATCTACGTGGAATGACAGTCCGCATTCGCGAGCAAGCCCGCTCCCACATCTGGATCTCGGCAGGCTCTGGATATGCGCCGCACAACCTGAGTAAACTCCACCCCTCGCCCCCAAGGGCGACCCTGGATCAGCAGACAGGGCATCACTGAGCTGGCTAACCTGAACCCATTTTCAGAGGAGCCGGCCACCATGCCTGCGACCCGTACCTGGTTAAAAAAACCCCTCGCCATTTTCACCGCCAACGACCTCGATGCCCGTGGCGGTCTCGTCCTGCAGGACGGTGCCATCGTCGAACTGCTGAGCCCCGGCCAACATCCGACCCTGCCTTGCGATCATGTTTTCGATGCCCGTGAACACGTGATCCTGCCGGGACTGATCAACACCCATCACCATTTCTATCAAACCCTGACCCGGGCCTGGGCGCCGGTGGTCAACCAGCCGCTGTTCCCGTGGCTGAAAACGCTTTACCCGGTGTGGGCACGACTGACCCCGGAGAAACTCGCCCTGGCGAGCAAAGTCGCACTGGCCGAGTTGCTGTTGTCGGGCTGCACCACCGCCGCAGATCATCACTATCTGTTTCCCGAAGGTCTGGAAAACGCCATCGATGTGCAGGTGCAAACGGTCCGTGAGCTGGGCATGCGTGCGATGCTGACCCGTGGCTCCATGAGCCTGGGCGAAGCCGATGGCGGCTTGCCGCCGCAGCAGACCGTGCAGCAGGGCCAGGTCATTCTCGACGACAGCCAGCGGTTGATCAGCCAATACCACGAGCGCGGCGACGGCGCGCAGATCCAGATTGCCCTGGCGCCCTGCTCGCCATTTTCGGTCACGCCCCAGATCATGAGGGCCAGCGCCGAGCTGGCGGAACAACTCGACGTACGCCTGCACACGCACCTGGCCGAAACCCTCGACGAAGAAGATTTCTGCCTGCAACGTTTCGGCCTGCGCACCGTGGATTACCTGGACAGCGTCGGCTGGCTCGGCCCGCGTACCTGGCTGGCCCACGGCATCCATTTCAACCCGGACGAAATCGCCCGCCTCGGCGCCGCCGGCACCGGCATCTGTCACTGCCCCAGCTCCAACATGCGCCTGGCCTCGGGCATTTGCCCGACCCTTGACCTGACCTCCGCCGGCGCGCCAGTGGGCCTGGGAGTGGACGGTTCGGCCTCCAACGATGCCTCGAACATGATCCTCGAAACCCGCCAGGCCCTGTATATCCAGCGCCTGCGCTATGGCGCGCAGGCGATCACGCCGGAGCGCGTGCTGGGCTGGGCAACCCGCGGCTCGGCGCAACTGCTCGGGCGTAACGACATTGGCGAACTGGCCGTGGGCAAGCAGGCCGACCTGGCGCTGTTCAAGCTCGATGAGTTGCGCTTCTCCGGCAGCCACGATCCGATCTCGGCGTTGCTGCTGTGCGGCGCGGACCGGGCGGACCGGGTGATGATCGGTGGGCAGTGGCGAGTGATCGACGGACAGGTCGAAGGGTTGGACCTCAAGGGTTTGATTGCCGATCACAGCCAGGCGGCGCGGGAATTGATTGCCGGCGCCTGATCCAGCCGAGGCCCTGTGAGCGAGCTTGCTCGCTCCCACAATGGGTGCTGTGCTGGGCTTATAGACCCAGCATCGACAACATGATGAACGTCGCAAACAACACAAAATGAGTCATGCCTTCGATGGCATTGGTTTCGCCATCGTTGAGGTTGATGGCGCTGACAATCAGCGTGATGAAGATCATCACCGTTTGCACCGGAGTCATTGCCATCTGGAAGGGCTGGCCGGTGTAGAGCGCCATGGCTTCCATGACCGGCACGGTCAGGATCACGGTGGACAGCGAAGCCCCCAGCGCGATGTTCACCACCGACTGCATGCGGTTCGCCAACGCGGCGCGCAGGGCGGTGAGGATTTCCGGTGCGGCGGAGATCGCGGCTACTAGGATCGCCGTCACCACCGGCGGCGCGCCCGAGCCTTCCAGCCCGACGTCGAGGGCCTTGGACATGACCTCGGCCAAGGCACCGATCACCACCACCCCAAACACCAGCGCGCCAATGGAGAACGCCAGGCTGATGGGCTTCGGCTCGTTTTCCACCGGCTCTTTCTTGCGGCGTTTTTCCGGGTAGCTGTAGCTGAAGAAGTAACTGTGGGGCCCGACCTGCATGCGCAGGAACAGCGTGTACAGCACGATCATCGCGCCGATGGTAAAGGCCGAATAGGTTTTCCAACTTTCCTGGGGAATGAACTCCGGCACCACCATCGATACCCCCATGGCGGTGAGGATCATCACGCTGTAGGTGCGCGCCGAGTCATCGTTGTAGACCTGCTCGCCATGCTTGATCCCGCCCATCAACGCCGCCAACCCCAGGATGCCGTTGATATCGAGCATTACCGCCGAGTAGATCGTGTCTCGCACCAGGGTCGACGACGCTTCGTTGCTCATCATGATCGCCAGGATCACCACTTCTACCAGCACCGCTGACAGGGTCAGGATCATCGTGCCGTAAGGGTCGCCGACCTTTTCCGCCAACAGCTCGGCGTGATGGGCCACGCGCATGGAGGCCGCGACGATGAAGCCGATCAGCACCAGGCCGCTGATCAACGCCGCCAGTTGCCCATTGCCTAATATCCAGTGTTCCAACGGATAAGCCACAAACGCGGCGATGAGCGCCAGCAACAGCAGTTTTTCTTGCTTGATCAAAATGAGCATCGCGATGCCTGTCACGAGGATGGGGTCATGAGCTACAGACTGTAGTGGGCGGTGAACGTTTCGTCCGCAGTGGCGCACCAGTGGGTGGCGAGTGGCTGGCGGCGCGCACCTTTATCGCCCGGCCGATCTTATTGTGGCGAGGGAGCTTGCTCCCGCTCGGTTGCGCAGCGACCGTAAAAACCGGGGGCCGCTACGCGCCCCAGCGGGAGCAAGCTCCCTCGCCACAACAGGACTGTGTCGATTAGTTGTCCTTTTGGTCAGCATTTTGCATTGGTGCGGTATAGCCAACCTCACAACAAAATGGAGTTCGATTTCATGCATAAACGCCCGTTGAAGCAGTTGCTTTGCGCCGTCATCGCAGCCGCCGGCCTGAGCATCGGCCTGAATGCCAGCGCTGCCGACCCGCTGAAGGTCGGCTTCGTCTACATCGGCCCGATTGGCGACCATGGCTGGACGTATCAGCATGAACAGGGGCGCAAGGAACTGGCGGCGAAATTCGGCGAACAAATCACCACCCACTACGTCGAAAACGTGCCGGAAGGGGCCGACGCCGAGCGGGTGATCCGCAACATGGCCAAGGACAATTACGACCTGATTTTCACCACCTCCTTCGGCTACATGAACCCGACGCTGAAGGTTGCCAAGCAATTTCCCAAGGTGACGTTCGAGCACGCCACCGGCTACAAGCAGGACAAGAACCTCGGCACATACCTGGCTCGCACCTACGAGGGCCGCTACGTTGGCGGGTTCCTCGCGGCCAAGATGACCAAGAGCAAAAAAATCGGCTACGTCGCCTCCTTCCCGATCCCGGAAGTCATCCGCGACATCAACGCCATCCAACTGGCTTTGAACAAGTACAACCCCGGCACCGAGATCAAAGTGGTGTGGGTCAATTCCTGGTTCGACCCGGGCAAGGAAGCCGACGCCGCCAACGCGCTGATCGACCAGGGCGTGGACGTGGTGTTCCAGCACACCGACAGCCCGGCACCGATCCAGGCTGCCGAACGACGTGGCGTTTACGCGGTGGGCTACGCTTCGGACATGGCTCACTTCGGGCCCAAGGCCGTGTTGACGTCCATCGTCAATGACTGGGGCCCGCATTACATCCAGGCCACCCAGAGCGTGCTCGATCACAACTGGAAATCCCAGGATTACTGGGGCGGCCTGAAGGAAGGCACGGTGAAACTGCCAATCAGCGACCTGGTCCCAGCCGCGGTCAAGGGCGAAGCCGAGCAGATCATCGCCGACATCGAGAGCGGCGCCTTCCACCCCTTCACTGGCCCGATCAAGGACCAGGCCGGCGTCGAGAAAATCCCCGCAGGCACGAGCGCCACCAACGCGGAACTGGCGTCGATGAACTACTACGTCGAAGGGATGAAGGCCGAAATTCCAAAATAACCTTCAAGTCCAATGTAAATACCCTGTGGGAGCGGGCTTGCTCGCGAAGGCGGAGTGTCAGTCAACATTAATGCGAATGTCCCGCCGTCTTCGCGAGCAAGCCCGCTCCCACAATGGAATCTTCATTCCACTTCAGGAAACCGCATGAACAGCCTGCCCATCATCGACATCAGCCCGCTCTACGGCGATGAGCCCGACGCCTGGCAAGCCGTCGCCGGGCAAATCGACCATGCCTGCCGCCAATGGGGCTTTTTCTACATCAAAGGCCACCCCATCAGCCCGGCGCGCATCGCCCAGGTACTGGACAATGCCCAACGCTTCTTCGCCCTGCCCGTCGAAGAGAAACTCAACATCGACATCACCCAGACCCGCCACCACCGTGGCTACGGCGCTGTCGCCACTGAACAACTGGACCCGGCCAAACCCAGCGACTTGAAGGAAACCTTCGACATGGGCCTGCGTCTGCCGGCCGATCATCCCGAAGTGCTCGCGGAAAAACCGCTGCGCGGCCCCAACCGACACCCGGACCTGAGCGGCTGGGAAACCTTGATGGAGCAGCATTACCGTGACATGCAGGCCCTGGCACAAACGCTGCTGCGGGCCATGACCCTGGCCCTCGGCATTGAACGGGATTTTTTCGACACCCGCTTCAACGAGCCGGTCAGCGTGCTGCGCCTGATTCATTACCCGCCACGCCACACCGCCAGCAGTACCGAGCAGCAGGGAGCGGGTGCCCACACCGATTATGGCTGCATCACCCTGCTCTATCAGGACGCCGCTGGTGGCTTGCAAGTGCGCAACGTCGACGGGCAATGGATCGATGCGCCGCCCATCGACGGCACTTTCGTGGTCAACCTCGGCGATATGATGGCGCGCTGGAGCAACGACCGTTACCTGTCCACGCCACATCGGGTGATCAGCCCGCTGGGGATGGACCGCTATTCGATGCCGTTTTTTGCCGAACCGCACCCCGACACGCTGATCCAGTGCCTGCCCGGTTGCCAGGATGACCTGCACCCGCCGAAGTACCCGACCACCACCTGCGCCGAATTCCTGCTGTCGCGCTTCGCCGACACCTATGCTTACCGGCG
Encoded proteins:
- a CDS encoding BMP family ABC transporter substrate-binding protein — encoded protein: MHKRPLKQLLCAVIAAAGLSIGLNASAADPLKVGFVYIGPIGDHGWTYQHEQGRKELAAKFGEQITTHYVENVPEGADAERVIRNMAKDNYDLIFTTSFGYMNPTLKVAKQFPKVTFEHATGYKQDKNLGTYLARTYEGRYVGGFLAAKMTKSKKIGYVASFPIPEVIRDINAIQLALNKYNPGTEIKVVWVNSWFDPGKEADAANALIDQGVDVVFQHTDSPAPIQAAERRGVYAVGYASDMAHFGPKAVLTSIVNDWGPHYIQATQSVLDHNWKSQDYWGGLKEGTVKLPISDLVPAAVKGEAEQIIADIESGAFHPFTGPIKDQAGVEKIPAGTSATNAELASMNYYVEGMKAEIPK
- a CDS encoding ABC transporter ATP-binding protein; translation: MPNPDSVPRLQLRSISKRYPGCLANDAIDLSIEPGEIHALLGENGAGKSTLMKIIYGVTPADSGEVIWQGRRVSLRNPAQARSLGIGMVFQHFSLFETLTVAQNIALAMGAQAGTPAQLEPRIREVSQRYGMALEPQRLVHDLSIGERQRVEIIRCLMQDIRLLILDEPTSVLTPKEAEELFVTLRRLASEGCSILFISHKLGEVRALCHSATVLRGGRVSGHCTPAQCTDRELAQLMVGEAAGLITDYPKVNADKAFLQIRGLSWHNPDPFGCSLHNIDLEVCSGEIVGIAGVAGNGQDEWLALLSGETPLPHADSERIRFSGQPVAHLRPDARRRLGLAFVPAERLGHGAVPQLSLADNALLSAFQQGLVSHGLIRRSKVERLAEEIIHRFGVKTPNTKTPARSLSGGNLQKFILGREILQQPKLLVAAHPTWGVDVGAAATIHRALIALRDAGAAILVISEDLDELFQISDRLAALCGGRLSALRPTVQTQLSDVGGWMAGQFDTLQSPVPAPV
- a CDS encoding ABC transporter permease; protein product: MDIDLLSNILYATVRCGTPLLLVALGELVCEKSGVLNLGQEGMMLFGAVIGFIVAFNSGNLWLGVLLAMAAGMLLSALFAWVALVFNANQVATGLALTIFGVGLSSFVGAAWVGKPLVGFEPLTIPYLSDIPLIGRMLFAQDLLVYLSFALFALVAWVIVKSRVGLIIQAVGENPDAASAMGLPVLRVRTLAVLFGGAMAGLAGAYLSLAYTPMWAENMSAGRGWIALALVVFASWRVWRLLLGAYLFGLASILHLVAQGLGLAIPSSLLAMLPYVATIVVLVLLSRDALRTRLYAPVSLGQPWRAGH
- a CDS encoding 2-oxoglutarate and iron-dependent oxygenase domain-containing protein produces the protein MNSLPIIDISPLYGDEPDAWQAVAGQIDHACRQWGFFYIKGHPISPARIAQVLDNAQRFFALPVEEKLNIDITQTRHHRGYGAVATEQLDPAKPSDLKETFDMGLRLPADHPEVLAEKPLRGPNRHPDLSGWETLMEQHYRDMQALAQTLLRAMTLALGIERDFFDTRFNEPVSVLRLIHYPPRHTASSTEQQGAGAHTDYGCITLLYQDAAGGLQVRNVDGQWIDAPPIDGTFVVNLGDMMARWSNDRYLSTPHRVISPLGMDRYSMPFFAEPHPDTLIQCLPGCQDDLHPPKYPTTTCAEFLLSRFADTYAYRREPQAL
- a CDS encoding MerR family transcriptional regulator — protein: MRIGELAQACAVSRDTLRFYEQRGLIAAGRSANGYRDYPADMVQLVLYIKTAQRLGFTLGEISASVAALWQAPDPDCAVTQLLQDKLNLIETRMTELDALRHELKQRLGQRCPLNP
- a CDS encoding 8-oxoguanine deaminase, encoding MPATRTWLKKPLAIFTANDLDARGGLVLQDGAIVELLSPGQHPTLPCDHVFDAREHVILPGLINTHHHFYQTLTRAWAPVVNQPLFPWLKTLYPVWARLTPEKLALASKVALAELLLSGCTTAADHHYLFPEGLENAIDVQVQTVRELGMRAMLTRGSMSLGEADGGLPPQQTVQQGQVILDDSQRLISQYHERGDGAQIQIALAPCSPFSVTPQIMRASAELAEQLDVRLHTHLAETLDEEDFCLQRFGLRTVDYLDSVGWLGPRTWLAHGIHFNPDEIARLGAAGTGICHCPSSNMRLASGICPTLDLTSAGAPVGLGVDGSASNDASNMILETRQALYIQRLRYGAQAITPERVLGWATRGSAQLLGRNDIGELAVGKQADLALFKLDELRFSGSHDPISALLLCGADRADRVMIGGQWRVIDGQVEGLDLKGLIADHSQAARELIAGA
- a CDS encoding ABC transporter permease: MLLSLEPRGQQSRLMLWCSPLLAAVLTLGSGSLLFIALGHDPLETLFTLLIAPISDLYGVSEWLVKTLPILLCALGLAVAYQARIWNIGAEGQLLLGALAGSALAVNIIGMQSRWALVLILLTGTLAGAAWAGLTAWLRTRFNANEILTSIMLNYIALNLLLFCVHGPLKDPAGFNFPESAMFGEASRLPLLLEDGRVHAGLYFALLALVAVWVLLQKSFVGFQIKVLGLDARAAGFAGFRQKPLVWLALLISGALAGLAGVCEVTGPIGQLVPQVSPGYGYAAITVAFLGRLNPIGILFSSLLMALLYIGGESAQMSLNLPQAVTQLFQGMMLFFLLACDVLILYRPRLDLRWTRRPQTTTVQAGAL
- a CDS encoding SDR family oxidoreductase, encoding MNSAKNALIIGASRGLGLGLVKTLLSDGWNVTATVRNPQNAEALKALGPVRIEKLDMDDQQAVIALSQQLKGETFDLLFVNAGVKGPDNQGPGGATLAEVGQLFFTNAVAPINLAQRFVGQIRNGSGVLAFMSSVLGSVTMPDAPELALYKASKAALNSMTNSFVSQLGKQALTVLSLHPGWVKTDMGGEGADIDVDTSTRGLIDQVNAFASKGGHHFVNYKGETIPW
- a CDS encoding calcium:proton antiporter, which encodes MLILIKQEKLLLLALIAAFVAYPLEHWILGNGQLAALISGLVLIGFIVAASMRVAHHAELLAEKVGDPYGTMILTLSAVLVEVVILAIMMSNEASSTLVRDTIYSAVMLDINGILGLAALMGGIKHGEQVYNDDSARTYSVMILTAMGVSMVVPEFIPQESWKTYSAFTIGAMIVLYTLFLRMQVGPHSYFFSYSYPEKRRKKEPVENEPKPISLAFSIGALVFGVVVIGALAEVMSKALDVGLEGSGAPPVVTAILVAAISAAPEILTALRAALANRMQSVVNIALGASLSTVILTVPVMEAMALYTGQPFQMAMTPVQTVMIFITLIVSAINLNDGETNAIEGMTHFVLFATFIMLSMLGL